The genomic stretch GCTCATGCGCGGGGCACGGGCCGGCCGGGATCCGACCATCGCGGCGACGGGGTGACCGACTTCTCGAAGTCGGACACGGCGAACGCCACACCGGGGTTGGTCCCGAAGGTCAGCACGACGGTCCCCGGCTCCTTCGCCGTCACGCTGCGCACGACGAACGGGTCGCCGATGAAGACGAACGTGCCCTCGCCGACGTCGCGCACCTCGTCGTCGAGCTTGACCACCGCCGAGCCGGAGGCAATGTAGTAGAGTTCCTCGTCGCCGATGTCGCTCTGGTCGTCGTTGGGCCGTTCGAAGTGCTCGTGCACGATCTCCTGGCCGGCCGCGGTGGCGACGAACGCGTTCGCCGCGAATTCCGTGATGGCGAAGTGATGGCGGACCTGTTTCCACTCGCCGACCAGCTGGAAGCTGTGCGACGGCCCGCTCGGGCTGTGCGCGATCTCCGTGAGGTGCGCGACCTCGTACGGCGGGCGGGGCGGGGCATCCGTCATGTGGACCTCCTCATTCGCTGGCCTGCAGGTACTGCTCCACCAAGGCGTCCACGGCGGCCGCGCCGCCGCCCCACGCACGGTTGATCGCGACGAACTCCGCGTGCTCCGGCGGCATCCCGTCCTGCTCGAAGATCGCGTCGACCGGGCACTCGGGAGCGCAGGCGCCGCAATCGATGCACTCATCGGGGGCGATGACGACCATGTGCGCCGTCTCGTAGATGCAATCGACCGGGCAGACCTCGATGCACGAGCGGTCCATGCTGCCGATGCACCCGGGTCCCACGACGTAGGTCATGCCGGCACTCCCAGGGCGGCGCAGACGCGCGCCGCCGTCTCGCACCAGGCGAGCGACCGCGGGTCCACGAGGTCGAAGTGGTCGGCCTCCGGCCGCAGCAGCAACTCGACGTCGTCCCCTGCGCGCTGCGCCGCCCGCACGTAGGTCGCATTGAGGTCCATGAGGTCGGGCGTGGCCTCCCGCTCGCCCTGCACGACGAGCTGCGCCACGCCGAGCGGCAGCGCCGCCCGCGGCGAGGCCTCCGCGTACGCGTCCGGGCACGCGCCGGGTGGACTGCCCATCAGATCCGCCGCGGCATCGGCGCCCTCGCCCAGGCCTCGTCGGGCGCACTCCGCCACATCGGCGATGCCCGCGAGGGACACGACCAGGCCGGCCCGGACGGCCGGTGGCCGGTCCAGGCCGAGCCGGCGTACCGCCCACAGCGCGAGCTGACCGCCCGCAGAGTGCCCGACGAACACGACGCGGTCGAGGTCCAAGGGGTGGCGCCCGGCAAGGTCGGCCAGGTGATCGATCCCGGCGGCGACGTCATCGCGCACGGACGGCCAGCCCCCGCCGACGCGGCCGACCCGGCGGTACTCCAGGTTCCACGTCGCGAACCCCCGCCGCGCGAGGTCGATCGCGAGCGGCTCGATCGTGTCGCGCTCCCAGCGCTCGCGCCAGAACCCGCCGTGCAGGAGGACCGCCACGGGGACGGCCTTCGCAACGCTCGCCGGCAGCCGCAGATCGCCGACCTGATCGCGCTGGGGGCCATACGGGACGACCTCGCATGGAGACTGCAGGCGCCGCAGCAGCCACGCCGCCGCCCAGCGGTAGCCCATGACGCCGCGGCCGCGGACCTCGATCGCGGCGGGATCGCCGCCACGCGGCCGCTCGGCCGCGTTGAGGTCGACCCGCGCGACGAGCGGTCCGTCCATGTCCCGCACCGTCGCTCGGCCCGGATTGACCAGGACGCCGCGCGCATCTGCGCGCGCCCGCCCCAGCGCCATCTTGAGGTCCTCGTCGGTCTGGCAGAAGACGACAGACAGCTCGGCTCCAAGCGCGGGCTCCCAGCTTCGGCACAGGCGGCGCAGCGTCTCAGGGTCGACGCCCGTGTCGGGTCCCTCGATGAGGTCGATCCGGGGGGTCATCGACCAGGGCGCTCAGCGCGCCGCGGGCTCCGGATCCGCCTGGTGCGCCGCATCGGCGCCCACGTCCTCGAGCGTGCGCAGCCGGCCCAGCGACATCCAGTCGGGCTGCTCGCGGCGCTCCTCGCGCAGCCGCGCGCGCTCGGCGGCCGTCGCCGGCTCGTCGACGTCGCCCGTCACTGGGTCTACGCACACCCCGTAGTCGTGCCGCGCGCCCTCCGGCGAGACGTACCCGTCGCGCACGTCCTCGGCCACCATCTCGGCGTCGCGGTCGAGGGAGTCGCCCCAGCCGCCTCCGCCGCCGCTCTGGAAGAAGACGATCTCGTCCTCGCCGCACGGCTCGCGGTCGCTCCAGCGCGGCACGACCTCCTCGTCCGGGGTGCCGTAGCGGATCACGACGTAGTTGCCGATCGCGGGACGACCGCCGCAGAACCCGTGCAGCGGCGAGTAGCAGCCCTGCACGCGGATCGTGTGGTGCGTGCCGTCCGAGCCGTACGCCTGCCGCTGCGTCGCCCACGCGGGCGTGCCGCGCCACTGGCCGGGCGCAGCGCCGTCGGTCAGGTACTCCGCCTGGCGGTAGAGGACCGGGTACTGCACCTCGCTCATCTCGATCGACGGCACGTCCGCCGATGCGAACGTCGCCGGCCACGCGCCCCAGCCGTCGGCCAGGTACACCCCGCCGGCGGCCGTCGGCGTGCAGCCCAGCTCGTAGTGCAGGTAGCCGCGGCCGTTGCGCCGGTCGGTGCCCCAGAACCACGGCCCGAGCAGGTCGATGCTGCACGTGCCGACCCGATCGGCCGCGAAGCCCTCGGCGGCCTTCATGACCACGTCGCCGATGTCGGCAACGATGGTCACCGTCGCCGCCCGCACGGGCGCCGGCGGGTTCGGGTTGACGATGCTGGCCTCCGGGAGCTTCGGCGTGAGCGGCCGGAAGAAGCCGGAGTTGATCGGGATCTCGGGGCACAGCGCCGAGAACGCCGTGTAGAGGAACGCGAGCGTGTTGGCCGGCACGCTGTTGACCAACCCCGGGCTCTGCGGCGACGAGCCGGTGAAGTCGGCCTCGATGCTGTCGCCGTCGATCGTCAGCGCCACGCGCACCTTGAGGTCGACGCCCCCGGCGAAGTCGCTGTCCAGCGTCGACTCCGCCTCGTAGCGGCCGTCGGGCCAGCGGCGAATCTGCTCGCGGAAGCGGTGCTCGGAGTACCCCATCAGCCAGTCCACGGCCTCGCGGACGGTCGCGACGCCGTACTTGTCGCACAGCTCGCGGATCCGGCGCGCACCGACGCGGCAGCCCCCGATCTGCGCGTCGAGGTCCGCGCGCAGGTTCTCGGGCAGCCGGTTGTTGCGCAGGATCCACTCCCAGACGTCCTCGCGCAGCTCGCCGCGCTCGTAGAGCTTCAGCGGGCTGAACCGGAAGCCCTCCTGCCAGATGTCGCGCGCGTTCATGTTGCCGCCGGGCGCCGGGCCGCCGTTGTCGGGCATGTGGCCGCGCACGGACGGCAGGAACATCGGCTCGCCCTCGATGAAGATTGGCGTCACCACCGTGTAGTCGGGCAGGTGCGAGCCCCCGTAATAG from Capillimicrobium parvum encodes the following:
- a CDS encoding cupin domain-containing protein, translating into MTDAPPRPPYEVAHLTEIAHSPSGPSHSFQLVGEWKQVRHHFAITEFAANAFVATAAGQEIVHEHFERPNDDQSDIGDEELYYIASGSAVVKLDDEVRDVGEGTFVFIGDPFVVRSVTAKEPGTVVLTFGTNPGVAFAVSDFEKSVTPSPRWSDPGRPVPRA
- a CDS encoding 4Fe-4S dicluster domain-containing protein — its product is MTYVVGPGCIGSMDRSCIEVCPVDCIYETAHMVVIAPDECIDCGACAPECPVDAIFEQDGMPPEHAEFVAINRAWGGGAAAVDALVEQYLQASE
- a CDS encoding alpha/beta hydrolase yields the protein MTPRIDLIEGPDTGVDPETLRRLCRSWEPALGAELSVVFCQTDEDLKMALGRARADARGVLVNPGRATVRDMDGPLVARVDLNAAERPRGGDPAAIEVRGRGVMGYRWAAAWLLRRLQSPCEVVPYGPQRDQVGDLRLPASVAKAVPVAVLLHGGFWRERWERDTIEPLAIDLARRGFATWNLEYRRVGRVGGGWPSVRDDVAAGIDHLADLAGRHPLDLDRVVFVGHSAGGQLALWAVRRLGLDRPPAVRAGLVVSLAGIADVAECARRGLGEGADAAADLMGSPPGACPDAYAEASPRAALPLGVAQLVVQGEREATPDLMDLNATYVRAAQRAGDDVELLLRPEADHFDLVDPRSLAWCETAARVCAALGVPA
- a CDS encoding hydantoinase B/oxoprolinase family protein; translation: MTDAVTGEIVRNYLESVAAEMVRTMVRTAVSPIFNEAHDCSAGVFGYDGETVSLLARADAAPVHIYAALSSAEASLEFFQGDLHEGDVIIVCDPYYGGSHLPDYTVVTPIFIEGEPMFLPSVRGHMPDNGGPAPGGNMNARDIWQEGFRFSPLKLYERGELREDVWEWILRNNRLPENLRADLDAQIGGCRVGARRIRELCDKYGVATVREAVDWLMGYSEHRFREQIRRWPDGRYEAESTLDSDFAGGVDLKVRVALTIDGDSIEADFTGSSPQSPGLVNSVPANTLAFLYTAFSALCPEIPINSGFFRPLTPKLPEASIVNPNPPAPVRAATVTIVADIGDVVMKAAEGFAADRVGTCSIDLLGPWFWGTDRRNGRGYLHYELGCTPTAAGGVYLADGWGAWPATFASADVPSIEMSEVQYPVLYRQAEYLTDGAAPGQWRGTPAWATQRQAYGSDGTHHTIRVQGCYSPLHGFCGGRPAIGNYVVIRYGTPDEEVVPRWSDREPCGEDEIVFFQSGGGGGWGDSLDRDAEMVAEDVRDGYVSPEGARHDYGVCVDPVTGDVDEPATAAERARLREERREQPDWMSLGRLRTLEDVGADAAHQADPEPAAR